One genomic region from Methanonatronarchaeum thermophilum encodes:
- the thrC gene encoding threonine synthase yields MPSLRCIECDSTFSDQEILYVCPSCDGLLEVAYTAGEVEERLDIDEMKSGVLGVWKYRAFLPCDERVSIAEGGTPLYKTDRLADWVGVDELYIKNEGGNPTGSFKDRGMTVGVSKALEMGLSRVGCASTGNTSAALSIYGAKAGIDAIVLLPAGKVAMGKVAQALMHGANVISIKDNFDRALELVRQACNEKDIYLLNSVNPVRLEGQKTIGYEAVEQLGWEVPDRMFLPVGNAGNISAIHKGLREWRQHGIIEELPKMCGIQSEGSKPFVKAIKNNQKKITPEGEPETLATAIRIGNPVNGPKALNAVYDTGGTAESVSDQEIVEAQKKLARLEGIGVEPASASSVAGLKKLVDNGEVEPDEKIVCVTTGHLLKDSEEIIEVCKPPKEVEANLQTVLNHI; encoded by the coding sequence ATGCCATCGCTTAGATGTATAGAGTGTGATTCAACGTTTTCAGATCAAGAGATATTGTATGTTTGTCCTAGTTGTGACGGCCTGCTTGAAGTGGCTTATACGGCTGGTGAGGTTGAAGAGAGGCTGGATATTGATGAGATGAAGTCTGGTGTTTTGGGTGTCTGGAAATACCGGGCTTTTCTGCCTTGTGATGAGAGAGTAAGTATTGCTGAGGGAGGTACTCCTCTTTATAAAACGGATAGGCTTGCTGATTGGGTTGGTGTTGATGAGTTGTATATAAAGAATGAGGGTGGTAATCCAACCGGTAGTTTCAAGGATAGGGGTATGACTGTTGGTGTTTCGAAGGCTTTGGAGATGGGTTTGAGCAGGGTTGGTTGTGCTTCAACTGGTAATACAAGCGCAGCTCTCTCGATATATGGTGCTAAGGCTGGTATAGATGCAATAGTATTGTTGCCGGCTGGTAAGGTTGCTATGGGTAAGGTTGCTCAGGCATTGATGCATGGAGCTAACGTGATATCTATAAAAGACAATTTCGATCGGGCTTTAGAGCTTGTAAGGCAGGCTTGTAATGAAAAAGACATATACCTACTGAACTCGGTTAATCCAGTTAGGCTTGAAGGTCAGAAAACAATTGGGTATGAGGCGGTTGAACAGCTTGGTTGGGAGGTTCCGGACAGGATGTTTCTACCGGTAGGTAATGCAGGCAATATATCGGCTATACACAAGGGTTTGAGAGAGTGGAGACAACACGGTATAATAGAAGAACTACCTAAGATGTGTGGTATCCAGTCTGAAGGCTCCAAACCATTTGTAAAGGCGATTAAAAACAACCAGAAAAAGATAACGCCTGAAGGAGAGCCGGAAACTCTAGCAACTGCAATAAGAATTGGAAACCCAGTTAACGGGCCTAAAGCATTAAACGCTGTCTACGATACCGGTGGTACAGCAGAATCTGTATCCGACCAGGAGATAGTTGAGGCGCAGAAAAAACTCGCACGACTTGAAGGAATAGGGGTAGAGCCAGCGAGCGCTTCATCTGTAGCTGGATTAAAAAAACTGGTAGACAATGGAGAGGTAGAGCCGGATGAAAAAATTGTCTGCGTAACAACTGGACACCTCTTAAAGGACTCAGAAGAGATAATAGAAGTCTGCAAACCACCAAAAGAAGTGGAAGCCAACCTACAAACCGTTTTAAACCACATCTAA
- a CDS encoding TATA-box-binding protein, with the protein MMDPKIKIENVVASTSFDQEIDLDKIYNDFEDAEYNQEKFPGVVYRLTEPKTAALIFSSGKLVCTGAKNVDDVEVAVDKVIKKLKGAGVDIKNKPKTVVQNIVASANLDHPLNLNQIAIGFGLENVEYEPEQFPGLVYRLEEPKVVLLLFGSGKIVCTGGRKPEDCEKGVKKVKQELEDLGLI; encoded by the coding sequence ATTATGGACCCAAAAATTAAAATTGAAAACGTTGTTGCCTCTACTTCTTTCGACCAAGAGATAGACCTTGACAAAATCTACAACGATTTTGAAGATGCCGAATACAACCAAGAAAAGTTCCCAGGTGTCGTATACCGACTCACAGAACCAAAAACCGCAGCACTAATCTTCTCATCAGGAAAACTAGTCTGCACAGGAGCCAAAAACGTAGACGACGTCGAAGTAGCAGTAGACAAAGTAATAAAGAAACTCAAAGGCGCCGGAGTAGACATAAAAAACAAACCCAAAACAGTAGTCCAAAACATAGTCGCATCCGCAAACCTAGACCACCCACTAAACCTAAACCAAATAGCAATCGGATTCGGACTAGAAAACGTAGAATACGAACCCGAACAATTCCCAGGCCTCGTATACAGACTAGAAGAACCAAAAGTCGTACTACTACTATTCGGAAGCGGAAAAATAGTCTGCACAGGCGGAAGAAAACCCGAAGACTGCGAAAAAGGAGTAAAGAAAGTCAAACAAGAACTAGAAGACCTTGGATTAATCTAA
- a CDS encoding phosphoglycolate phosphatase — MNQPSGRIKAVAIDIDGTITDNQRRLSLSATKAIRRAIKNDIKIILATGNATCFARSTAILLGTNCPVIAENGGVINHGINDNQILADNKKVIEAFKHLKTKTEINEFKDHRYTEKAFAPTIAPNKVRKIIKDYDVEVIHTKFAIHIKNKNINKATALQKLTNQLNIPLEQTIAIGDSNNDIEMIEKAGTGIALGNSTKKLKQKADIKINKQNGQGVTTALKKLKII; from the coding sequence ATGAACCAACCATCTGGTCGTATAAAAGCTGTTGCTATAGATATTGATGGAACCATTACTGATAATCAAAGGAGACTTAGCCTTTCGGCGACCAAAGCGATCAGGCGGGCTATAAAAAATGATATAAAGATTATTTTAGCTACCGGTAATGCAACCTGCTTCGCTAGGTCAACAGCTATATTGTTAGGTACGAACTGTCCGGTGATTGCTGAGAATGGTGGAGTTATAAACCATGGGATAAACGATAACCAGATACTGGCCGATAACAAAAAAGTTATAGAAGCGTTCAAACACCTAAAAACAAAAACCGAGATAAATGAGTTCAAAGACCATAGATATACAGAAAAAGCATTCGCCCCCACAATAGCTCCAAACAAAGTACGGAAAATAATAAAAGACTACGATGTCGAAGTAATCCACACCAAGTTCGCAATACACATCAAAAACAAAAACATAAATAAAGCAACCGCACTACAAAAACTAACAAACCAACTCAACATACCACTAGAACAAACCATAGCAATAGGCGACTCAAACAACGACATAGAAATGATAGAAAAAGCAGGAACCGGAATAGCCCTAGGAAACTCAACAAAAAAACTAAAACAAAAAGCAGACATCAAAATAAACAAACAAAACGGACAAGGCGTCACAACAGCACTAAAAAAACTAAAAATAATATAA
- the radA gene encoding DNA repair and recombination protein RadA translates to MSELSQQEKLEDLPGVGPATADKLMENEFDSLEAIAVSSPSELSAKVDIGEKTAINIIDAARKEADIGGFETGNKLLEKRANIGKITTMADDFDRLLGGGIETQTITEMYGEYGSGKTQIAHQLAVAVQLPKEKGGLNSNAIYIDTENSFRPERIKQMARSLELDEDEVLDKIYVARAYNSNHQMLLSEKARELAKKIKEEGEKIKLLIIDSLTSHFRAEYVGRGSLAERQQKLNKHLHEVIKFTDLFNAAALVTNQVQSNPDAFFGDPTRPVGGNILGHMATYRLYLRKSKGDKRIARLVDSPCMPEGESVFTIGEEGIRDA, encoded by the coding sequence ATGTCCGAACTATCTCAACAAGAAAAACTAGAAGACCTACCTGGAGTTGGACCCGCAACAGCCGACAAACTAATGGAAAACGAATTCGACTCACTAGAAGCAATAGCAGTCAGCTCACCCTCCGAACTATCCGCAAAAGTAGACATAGGCGAAAAAACCGCTATAAACATAATAGACGCCGCCAGAAAAGAAGCCGACATCGGAGGATTCGAAACAGGAAACAAACTACTCGAAAAAAGAGCCAACATAGGTAAAATAACAACAATGGCAGACGACTTCGACCGCCTACTAGGCGGAGGAATCGAAACACAAACAATAACAGAAATGTACGGAGAATACGGCTCCGGAAAAACACAAATAGCACACCAACTAGCAGTAGCAGTACAACTACCCAAAGAAAAAGGCGGCCTAAACTCAAACGCAATATACATCGACACAGAAAACTCATTCAGACCAGAAAGAATCAAACAAATGGCCAGAAGCCTAGAACTCGACGAAGACGAAGTCCTCGACAAAATATACGTAGCAAGAGCATACAACTCCAACCACCAAATGCTACTATCAGAAAAAGCACGAGAACTAGCCAAAAAAATAAAAGAAGAAGGAGAAAAAATAAAACTCCTAATAATAGACTCACTAACATCCCACTTCAGAGCAGAATACGTAGGCCGTGGATCACTAGCCGAAAGACAACAAAAACTAAACAAACACCTACACGAAGTAATCAAATTCACAGACCTATTCAACGCAGCAGCCCTAGTAACCAACCAAGTACAAAGCAACCCAGACGCATTCTTCGGAGACCCAACAAGACCAGTCGGAGGAAACATACTAGGCCACATGGCAACATACAGACTCTACCTCAGAAAATCAAAAGGCGACAAAAGAATCGCACGCCTAGTAGACTCACCATGCATGCCAGAAGGAGAAAGCGTATTCACAATAGGAGAAGAAGGAATCAGAGACGCATAA
- a CDS encoding OB-fold nucleic acid binding domain-containing protein, translated as MSMGIDEVFDRIQESEVDLSKEEFVDRVEEKVGELGGLCDRDTAAKLVAKDIGVESGDGPVEISEIDGEGETVSFKGKVVDVHGVRTFERDDGSVGRVANLELGDESGEIRLVLWDGMADLVKTSEIEVGDVLNVRNAKTKDGYSGIEVNVGGGSRIEKIDSSEVSYERETTKISGITDELSNVHVAGEILDVTPTKEFTKKDGDIGKVKSIKIGDETGKIKVSLWDENAEKQLEVGDRVLIQHGYTKERYGELEINVGYRGKINKTDRDVNYQAETTPINQIEPGKQYDVIGNITGIQETKTFQKKDGTEGKVTNIYIDDGTEEIRAALWNEHTQKIQQLEIGDIIRIEDTKAKEGYQNQTELNVGWNSTINKIESEIKEIRGDISQVRGGTKIDTKGTVISKNIIDDGTGCIKIPNQELPEIGTTVRIKGTAERQGSTHTVKPQKIEKTHQDPEDIERILEEANTITNKTQNNQKKPKNKQK; from the coding sequence ATGTCTATGGGAATTGATGAAGTTTTTGATAGGATTCAGGAGTCTGAGGTTGATTTGAGTAAGGAAGAGTTTGTGGACCGTGTTGAGGAGAAGGTTGGTGAGTTAGGGGGTTTGTGTGATCGGGATACAGCTGCTAAGCTTGTTGCTAAGGATATCGGTGTTGAAAGTGGTGATGGGCCTGTTGAGATTTCTGAGATAGATGGTGAAGGCGAGACTGTTTCGTTTAAGGGTAAGGTTGTTGATGTGCATGGTGTTCGGACGTTTGAACGGGATGATGGTTCGGTTGGTCGTGTTGCGAATCTTGAGTTGGGGGATGAGTCGGGGGAGATAAGGCTTGTTCTCTGGGATGGTATGGCGGATTTGGTTAAAACCAGTGAGATTGAAGTTGGTGACGTGTTAAATGTCAGGAACGCTAAAACCAAGGATGGTTATAGTGGTATTGAAGTGAATGTTGGAGGCGGTAGTCGGATTGAGAAGATTGATAGTTCTGAAGTTTCTTATGAAAGGGAAACAACCAAAATCTCCGGAATTACCGATGAGTTGAGCAATGTACATGTAGCTGGAGAGATCTTGGATGTAACTCCGACCAAAGAGTTTACGAAAAAAGATGGAGATATCGGTAAAGTTAAATCGATAAAAATAGGGGATGAAACTGGTAAAATAAAGGTCTCACTTTGGGATGAAAACGCTGAAAAACAACTTGAAGTAGGAGACCGTGTCTTAATCCAACATGGCTACACAAAAGAGAGATATGGAGAACTTGAAATAAACGTTGGATATCGAGGTAAAATAAATAAAACGGATAGAGACGTCAACTACCAAGCAGAAACAACACCAATCAACCAAATCGAACCTGGAAAACAATACGACGTAATAGGTAACATAACAGGAATCCAGGAAACAAAAACGTTCCAAAAAAAAGATGGAACCGAAGGCAAAGTAACAAACATATACATCGATGACGGCACAGAAGAAATACGCGCCGCATTATGGAACGAACATACCCAGAAAATACAGCAACTAGAAATCGGCGACATAATAAGAATCGAGGACACAAAAGCCAAAGAAGGATACCAAAACCAAACCGAACTAAACGTCGGATGGAACTCAACAATAAACAAAATCGAAAGCGAAATAAAAGAGATAAGAGGCGACATATCCCAAGTACGCGGCGGAACAAAAATAGACACCAAAGGAACAGTAATATCCAAAAACATAATCGACGACGGAACAGGATGCATCAAAATACCAAACCAAGAACTACCAGAAATAGGAACCACAGTAAGAATAAAAGGAACCGCAGAAAGACAAGGATCAACCCACACAGTAAAACCACAAAAAATAGAAAAAACACACCAAGACCCCGAAGACATAGAAAGAATACTCGAAGAAGCAAACACAATCACAAACAAAACACAAAACAACCAGAAAAAACCAAAAAACAAACAAAAATAA
- a CDS encoding DUF5612 domain-containing protein, with amino-acid sequence MVNAISAIAKDKPGVLRDITKIVAKEKGNITYTQQFILDRGEHKGKAHIYMEINNTNKIKKIINQIKNNPNIIKISESPRFHEVYGKRVIIFGGGAQVSEVAKGAISEADRHNIRGEKISVDTLPIVGEKSLSEAVKAVKRLHRAKILVLAGALLGGEITKAVKELKKEGVWVISLKNVGSAHKQADLVVSDPTLAGVLAVMTISNKAQFNIKQAQGKQL; translated from the coding sequence ATGGTCAACGCTATCTCAGCAATCGCAAAAGACAAACCCGGAGTACTCAGAGATATAACAAAAATCGTAGCTAAAGAAAAAGGAAACATAACCTACACCCAACAATTCATCCTAGACAGAGGAGAACACAAAGGAAAAGCCCACATCTACATGGAAATAAACAACACAAACAAAATCAAAAAAATAATCAACCAAATAAAAAACAACCCAAACATAATCAAAATCTCCGAATCACCAAGATTCCACGAAGTATACGGCAAACGCGTAATAATATTCGGAGGAGGCGCACAAGTATCAGAAGTCGCAAAAGGAGCAATAAGCGAAGCCGACCGACACAACATACGAGGAGAAAAAATATCAGTCGACACCCTCCCAATAGTAGGAGAAAAATCACTCTCCGAAGCAGTAAAAGCAGTCAAAAGACTACACCGCGCAAAAATCCTAGTACTAGCCGGCGCCCTACTAGGCGGAGAAATAACAAAAGCAGTCAAAGAACTAAAAAAAGAAGGAGTATGGGTAATAAGCCTAAAAAACGTCGGAAGCGCACACAAACAAGCAGACCTAGTAGTCTCAGACCCCACACTAGCCGGAGTACTCGCAGTAATGACAATCTCAAACAAAGCACAATTCAACATCAAACAAGCACAAGGAAAACAACTCTAA